In the Ilumatobacteraceae bacterium genome, one interval contains:
- a CDS encoding ABC-F family ATP-binding cassette domain-containing protein, with amino-acid sequence MICVDVAKVGIAQPDKVLFDDLSLTVSTGDRVAIVGVNGSGKSTLMRILAGTQTPDEGDVRFGRGVRIASLDQDPQLPPGTVAEYLGDSWELAAVATSLGVQPLLSRRTDQLSGGQAKRVALAHALVGEFDMILLDEPTNHLDLEAIEWLEGRLAGTSAALVMITHDRHLMDRLTTARGSGRIVEIERGTGYIHRADAGTSAYATYLAGRAARHEQAASEESTRKILARRELEWLQRGAQARSTKPKARLRSAREIVSGGPEATGVRGDDLLLDMGSTRLGNQVVELVDVAQAYGDATVFEHVDLLIEPGARLGVVGPNGSGKSTLLDIIAGRREPVSGTVQVGSTVVTGYADQQTSMLDPDAIVRKLVAGPLREPDWEDRALLQRFWFDSTAQFAPVRMLSGGERRRLQLVMVLATKPNLLVLDEPTNDLDLDTLRALEDFLDDWPGALVVASHDRTFLDRTVDHVLAIDPGGDLRRVAGGVQGWLSSRSTPTAPTPKPAKAAPSTPRARKERPASQYTLGRQIRDTEQSMTKAQRQVDRLNEQLLDTTDHERLASLGAELATAQAELSELEERWLELSEEQSG; translated from the coding sequence GTGATCTGCGTCGACGTGGCGAAGGTGGGCATCGCCCAGCCCGACAAGGTGCTGTTCGACGATCTCTCGCTCACCGTCTCGACCGGCGATCGGGTCGCGATCGTCGGCGTAAACGGTTCCGGGAAGTCGACGCTCATGCGCATCCTCGCCGGGACGCAGACGCCCGACGAGGGCGACGTCAGGTTCGGCCGAGGCGTTCGGATCGCGTCGCTCGACCAGGATCCGCAACTGCCTCCCGGCACGGTCGCCGAGTATCTGGGCGACTCGTGGGAGCTCGCAGCCGTCGCGACGTCACTCGGCGTGCAGCCGCTCCTGTCACGTCGAACCGATCAGCTCTCCGGCGGTCAGGCCAAGCGGGTGGCACTCGCCCACGCGCTCGTCGGTGAGTTCGACATGATCCTGCTCGACGAGCCCACCAACCATCTGGATCTCGAAGCGATCGAATGGCTCGAGGGTCGACTTGCCGGCACCAGCGCAGCGCTCGTGATGATCACGCACGACCGGCACCTCATGGACCGGCTCACGACGGCACGGGGGAGCGGTCGGATCGTCGAGATCGAACGCGGGACCGGCTACATCCACCGGGCCGACGCCGGAACGAGTGCCTATGCGACATATCTCGCGGGGCGTGCGGCTCGCCACGAGCAGGCGGCGAGCGAGGAGTCGACCCGCAAGATCCTCGCCCGCCGCGAACTCGAGTGGCTCCAGCGCGGCGCTCAGGCCCGATCGACCAAGCCGAAGGCGCGCCTCCGGTCGGCGCGCGAGATCGTCTCGGGTGGCCCGGAGGCGACCGGGGTGCGCGGCGACGACCTGCTGCTCGACATGGGCTCGACCCGGCTCGGTAACCAGGTGGTCGAGCTCGTCGACGTCGCCCAGGCCTACGGCGACGCGACCGTGTTCGAACACGTCGACCTGCTCATCGAGCCGGGAGCGCGGCTGGGCGTGGTCGGACCGAACGGCTCCGGCAAGTCGACGTTGCTCGACATCATCGCCGGGCGTCGCGAACCGGTGTCCGGCACGGTCCAGGTGGGCTCGACGGTCGTGACCGGGTACGCCGATCAGCAGACGTCGATGCTCGATCCCGACGCCATCGTCCGCAAGCTGGTGGCCGGGCCGCTGCGAGAGCCCGACTGGGAAGACCGGGCGCTGCTCCAACGATTCTGGTTCGATTCGACCGCACAGTTCGCCCCCGTCAGGATGCTCTCCGGAGGCGAGCGTCGGCGTCTCCAGCTGGTGATGGTGCTCGCCACTAAGCCGAACCTGCTCGTGCTCGACGAACCGACCAACGACCTCGATCTCGACACGTTGCGAGCGCTCGAGGACTTCCTCGACGACTGGCCGGGCGCGCTCGTCGTCGCGAGCCACGACCGCACGTTCCTCGATCGCACGGTCGACCATGTGCTCGCGATCGACCCGGGCGGTGACCTCCGACGCGTGGCCGGCGGGGTCCAGGGCTGGCTGTCGAGTCGCTCGACGCCGACCGCACCCACACCGAAACCGGCCAAGGCAGCCCCGTCGACGCCGCGGGCCAGGAAGGAACGCCCGGCCAGCCAGTACACACTCGGCCGTCAGATTCGTGACACCGAGCAGTCGATGACCAAGGCGCAGCGTCAGGTCGATCGACTGAACGAGCAGCTTCTGGACACGACCGACCACGAGCGGCTGGCGTCACTCGGCGCCGAGCTCGCGACCGCTCAGGCCGAGCTGTCCGAACTCGAGGAGCGCTGGCTCGAGCTCTCCGAGGAACAATCCGGCTGA